From Thunnus maccoyii chromosome 21, fThuMac1.1, whole genome shotgun sequence, the proteins below share one genomic window:
- the LOC121888082 gene encoding proline-rich extensin-like protein EPR1 isoform X3, translating to MGFFIRWLLVSLLVVGGHQANAYSGKHGDKEVPVLGYKPISSSFDTRGESSWSTGPLGSRDSNSNANQMAQSGYQPQQPQVPQQLSNPPKVPQQQQQQVQQQPSYVPQQPQLPQLPQLPQQPQVPQQPSYPPKQPQVPQQPQQPSYPPQQPQQPQLPQVPQQLNPPKAPQQQVPQQPSYPPQQPQQPQLPQVPQQPSYPPKQPQQPQLPQVPQQPNYPPQQPQQPQLPQVPQQPSYPPKQPQQPQVPQQPSYPPKQPQQPQLPQVPQVPQQPSYPPKQPQQPQLPQVPQQPSYPPKQPQQPQLPQVPQQPSYPPKQPQQPQLPQVPQQPSYPPKQPQQPQLPQVPQQPSYPPKQPQQPQLPQVPQQPSYPPKQPQLPQVPQQPSYLPKQPQLPQVPQQPSYLPKQPQLPQVPQVPGYLPKQPQVPQQPSYLPKQPQQPQVPQQPSYLPKQPQVPSYLPKRPQVPQQPQQPSYLPKRPQQPQVPQQPSYLPKRPQVPGYLPKRPQVPQQPQQPSYLPKRPQQPQVPQQPGYLPKQPQVPGYLPKRPQVPQQPQQPSYLPKQPQQPQVPQQPSYLPKQPQVPGYLPKRPQVPQQPQQPSYLPKRPQQPQVPQQPSYLPKQPQVPGYLPKRPQVPQQPQQPSYLPKRPQQPQVPQQPSYLPKQPQVPGYLPKRPQVPQQPQQPSYLPKRPQQPQVPQQPSYLPKQPQVPGYLPKRPQVPQQPQQPSYLPKQPQMQRYLPRRMPVLQQPFYKLRKPSHLPKLLPRRQRPQQPQVPGYPAQRPQRPQPPQQPGYPAQRPQPPQQPGYPAQRPQQPQQPGYSPQHSWVSQQPLYNDYPTFAKGGVTAQMHSNRNYNTADASKTAFN from the exons ATGGGGTTTTTCATAAG ATGGTTGCTGGTGTCCTTGCTAGTTGTAGGAGGGCATCAAGCTAATG CCTACTCTGGGAAGCATGGTGACAAGGAAGTGCCAGTTCTAGGCTATAAACCAATTTCAAGTAGCTTTGACACTAGAGGGGAATCTTCATGGAGCACTGGGCCACTTGGTAGTCGGGATTCAAACTCAAATGCAAATCAG ATGGCTCAGTCTGGTTATCAGCCCCAGCAGCCACAGGTGCCCCAGCAGCTGAGCAACCCACCCAAGGtaccccagcagcagcagcagcaggtgcagcagcagcctAGCTATGTGCCCCAGCAACCTCAGCTGCCCCAGCTGCCCCAGCTGCCCCAGCAACCTCAGGTGCCCCAGCAGCCTAGCTACCCACCCAAGCAGCCCCAGGTGCCCCAACAACCTCAGCAGCCTAGCTACCCGCCCCAGCAGCCCCAGCAACCTCAGCTGCCACAGGTGCCCCAGCAGCTGAATCCACCCAAGGCACCCCAGCAGCAGGTGCCCCAGCAGCCTAGCTACCCGCCCCAGCAGCCCCAGCAACCTCAGCTGCCACAGGTGCCCCAACAGCCTAGCTACCCGCCCAAGCAGCCCCAGCAACCTCAGCTGCCACAGGTGCCCCAACAGCCTAACTACCCGCCCCAGCAGCCCCAGCAACCTCAGCTGCCACAGGTGCCCCAACAGCCTAGCTACCCACCCAAGCAGCCCCAGCAACCTCAG GTGCCCCAACAGCCTAGCTACCCGCCCAAGCAGCCCCAGCAACCTCAGCTGCCACAGGTGCCCCAG GTGCCCCAACAGCCTAGCTACCCGCCCAAGCAGCCCCAGCAACCTCAGCTGCCACAGGTGCCCCAACAGCCTAGCTACCCGCCCAAGCAGCCCCAGCAACCTCAGCTGCCACAGGTGCCCCAACAGCCTAGCTACCCGCCCAAGCAGCCCCAGCAACCTCAGCTGCCACAGGTGCCCCAACAGCCTAGCTACCCGCCCAAGCAGCCCCAGCAACCTCAGCTGCCACAGGTGCCCCAACAGCCTAGCTACCCGCCCAAGCAGCCCCAGCAACCTCAGCTGCCACAGGTGCCCCAACAGCCTAGCTACCCGCCCAAGCAGCCCCAGCTGCCACAGGTGCCCCAGCAACCTAGCTATCTGCCCAAGCAGCCCCAGCTGCCACAGGTGCCCCAGCAACCTAGCTACCTGCCCAAGCAGCCCCAGCTGCCACAGGTGCCCCAGGTTCCTGGCTACCTACCCAAGCAACCTCAGGTGCCTCAGCAGCCTAGCTACCTGCCCAAGCAGCCCCAGCAACCTCAGGTGCCTCAGCAGCCTAGCTACCTGCCCAAGCAGCCCCAGGTTCCTAGCTACCTACCCAAGCGGCCCCAGGTGCCCCAACAACCTCAGCAGCCTAGCTACCTGCCCAAGCGGCCCCAGCAACCTCAGGTGCCTCAGCAGCCTAGCTACCTGCCCAAGCGGCCCCAG GTTCCTGGCTACCTACCCAAGCGGCCCCAGGTGCCCCAACAACCTCAGCAGCCTAGCTACCTGCCCAAGCGGCCACAGCAACCTCAGGTGCCTCAGCAGCCTGGCTACCTGCCCAAGCAGCCCCAGGTTCCTGGCTACCTACCCAAGCGGCCCCAGGTGCCCCAACAACCTCAGCAGCCTAGCTACCTGCCCAAGCAGCCACAGCAACCTCAGGTGCCTCAGCAGCCTAGCTACCTGCCCAAGCAGCCCCAGGTTCCTGGCTACCTACCCAAGCGGCCCCAGGTGCCCCAACAACCTCAGCAGCCTAGCTACCTGCCCAAGCGGCCACAGCAACCTCAGGTGCCTCAGCAGCCTAGCTACCTGCCCAAGCAGCCCCAGGTTCCTGGCTACCTACCCAAGCGGCCCCAGGTGCCCCAACAACCTCAGCAGCCTAGCTACCTGCCCAAGCGGCCACAGCAACCTCAGGTGCCTCAGCAGCCTAGCTACCTGCCCAAGCAGCCCCAGGTTCCTGGCTACCTACCCAAGCGGCCCCAGGTGCCCCAACAACCTCAGCAGCCTAGCTACCTGCCCAAGCGGCCACAGCAACCTCAGGTGCCTCAGCAGCCTAGCTACCTACCCAAGCAGCCCCAGGTTCCTGGCTACCTACCCAAGCGGCCCCAGGTGCCCCAACAACCTCAGCAGCCTAGCTACCTGCCAAAGCAGCCTCAGATGCAGCGCTATCTGCCCAGGCGAATGCCAGTTCTGCAACAGCCTTTCTATAAATTGAGGAAGCCCAGCCACTTGCCAAAGCTGCTGCCAAGACGGCAGCGTCCCCAGCAGCCGCAGGTGCCTGGCTACCCTGCCCAGCGTCCCCAGCGTCCCCAGCCGCCCCAGCAGCCTGGCTACCCTGCCCAGCGTCCCCAGCCGCCCCAGCAGCCTGGCTACCCTGCCCAGCGTCcccagcagccccagcagcCTGGCTACTCACCCCAGCATTCTTGGGTTTCTCAGCAGCCACTCTACAATGATTATCCAACTTTTGCCAAAGGAGGAGTCACTGCCCAAATGCATTCAAATAG gaacTACAACACTGCAGATGCATCAAAGACTGCTTTCAACTGA
- the LOC121888082 gene encoding glutenin, high molecular weight subunit PW212-like isoform X9, with amino-acid sequence MGFFIRWLLVSLLVVGGHQANAYSGKHGDKEVPVLGYKPISSSFDTRGESSWSTGPLGSRDSNSNANQQQMAQSGYQPQQPQVPQQLSNPPKVPQQQQQQVQQQPSYVPQQPQLPQLPQLPQQPQVPQQPSYPPKQPQVPQQPQQPSYPPQQPQQPQLPQVPQQLNPPKAPQQQVPQQPSYPPQQPQQPQLPQVPQQPSYPPKQPQQPQLPQVPQQPNYPPQQPQQPQLPQVPQQPSYPPKQPQQPQLPQVPQQPSYPPKQPQQPQLPQVPQQPSYPPKQPQQPQLPQVPQQPSYPPKQPQQPQLPQVPQQPSYPPKQPQQPQLPQVPQQPSYPPKQPQQPQLPQVPQQPSYPPKQPQLPQVPQQPSYLPKQPQLPQVPQQPSYLPKQPQLPQVPQVPGYLPKQPQVPQQPSYLPKQPQQPQVPQQPSYLPKQPQVPSYLPKRPQVPQQPQQPSYLPKRPQQPQVPQQPSYLPKRPQVPGYLPKRPQVPQQPQQPSYLPKRPQQPQVPQQPGYLPKQPQVPGYLPKRPQVPQQPQQPSYLPKQPQQPQVPQQPSYLPKQPQVPGYLPKRPQVPQQPQQPSYLPKRPQQPQVPQQPSYLPKQPQVPGYLPKRPQVPQQPQQPSYLPKRPQQPQVPQQPSYLPKQPQVPGYLPKRPQVPQQPQQPSYLPKRPQQPQVPQQPSYLPKQPQVPGYLPKRPQVPQQPQQPSYLPKQPQMQRYLPRRMPVLQQPFYKLRKPSHLPKLLPRRQRPQQPQVPGYPAQRPQRPQPPQQPGYPAQRPQPPQQPGYPAQRPQQPQQPGYSPQHSWVSQQPLYNDYPTFAKGGVTAQMHSNRNYNTADASKTAFN; translated from the exons ATGGGGTTTTTCATAAG ATGGTTGCTGGTGTCCTTGCTAGTTGTAGGAGGGCATCAAGCTAATG CCTACTCTGGGAAGCATGGTGACAAGGAAGTGCCAGTTCTAGGCTATAAACCAATTTCAAGTAGCTTTGACACTAGAGGGGAATCTTCATGGAGCACTGGGCCACTTGGTAGTCGGGATTCAAACTCAAATGCAAATCAG CAACAGATGGCTCAGTCTGGTTATCAGCCCCAGCAGCCACAGGTGCCCCAGCAGCTGAGCAACCCACCCAAGGtaccccagcagcagcagcagcaggtgcagcagcagcctAGCTATGTGCCCCAGCAACCTCAGCTGCCCCAGCTGCCCCAGCTGCCCCAGCAACCTCAGGTGCCCCAGCAGCCTAGCTACCCACCCAAGCAGCCCCAGGTGCCCCAACAACCTCAGCAGCCTAGCTACCCGCCCCAGCAGCCCCAGCAACCTCAGCTGCCACAGGTGCCCCAGCAGCTGAATCCACCCAAGGCACCCCAGCAGCAGGTGCCCCAGCAGCCTAGCTACCCGCCCCAGCAGCCCCAGCAACCTCAGCTGCCACAGGTGCCCCAACAGCCTAGCTACCCGCCCAAGCAGCCCCAGCAACCTCAGCTGCCACAGGTGCCCCAACAGCCTAACTACCCGCCCCAGCAGCCCCAGCAACCTCAGCTGCCACAG GTGCCCCAACAGCCTAGCTACCCGCCCAAGCAGCCCCAGCAACCTCAGCTGCCACAG GTGCCCCAACAGCCTAGCTACCCGCCCAAGCAGCCCCAGCAACCTCAGCTGCCACAGGTGCCCCAACAGCCTAGCTACCCGCCCAAGCAGCCCCAGCAACCTCAGCTGCCACAGGTGCCCCAACAGCCTAGCTACCCGCCCAAGCAGCCCCAGCAACCTCAGCTGCCACAGGTGCCCCAACAGCCTAGCTACCCGCCCAAGCAGCCCCAGCAACCTCAGCTGCCACAGGTGCCCCAACAGCCTAGCTACCCGCCCAAGCAGCCCCAGCAACCTCAGCTGCCACAGGTGCCCCAACAGCCTAGCTACCCGCCCAAGCAGCCCCAGCTGCCACAGGTGCCCCAGCAACCTAGCTATCTGCCCAAGCAGCCCCAGCTGCCACAGGTGCCCCAGCAACCTAGCTACCTGCCCAAGCAGCCCCAGCTGCCACAGGTGCCCCAGGTTCCTGGCTACCTACCCAAGCAACCTCAGGTGCCTCAGCAGCCTAGCTACCTGCCCAAGCAGCCCCAGCAACCTCAGGTGCCTCAGCAGCCTAGCTACCTGCCCAAGCAGCCCCAGGTTCCTAGCTACCTACCCAAGCGGCCCCAGGTGCCCCAACAACCTCAGCAGCCTAGCTACCTGCCCAAGCGGCCCCAGCAACCTCAGGTGCCTCAGCAGCCTAGCTACCTGCCCAAGCGGCCCCAG GTTCCTGGCTACCTACCCAAGCGGCCCCAGGTGCCCCAACAACCTCAGCAGCCTAGCTACCTGCCCAAGCGGCCACAGCAACCTCAGGTGCCTCAGCAGCCTGGCTACCTGCCCAAGCAGCCCCAGGTTCCTGGCTACCTACCCAAGCGGCCCCAGGTGCCCCAACAACCTCAGCAGCCTAGCTACCTGCCCAAGCAGCCACAGCAACCTCAGGTGCCTCAGCAGCCTAGCTACCTGCCCAAGCAGCCCCAGGTTCCTGGCTACCTACCCAAGCGGCCCCAGGTGCCCCAACAACCTCAGCAGCCTAGCTACCTGCCCAAGCGGCCACAGCAACCTCAGGTGCCTCAGCAGCCTAGCTACCTGCCCAAGCAGCCCCAGGTTCCTGGCTACCTACCCAAGCGGCCCCAGGTGCCCCAACAACCTCAGCAGCCTAGCTACCTGCCCAAGCGGCCACAGCAACCTCAGGTGCCTCAGCAGCCTAGCTACCTGCCCAAGCAGCCCCAGGTTCCTGGCTACCTACCCAAGCGGCCCCAGGTGCCCCAACAACCTCAGCAGCCTAGCTACCTGCCCAAGCGGCCACAGCAACCTCAGGTGCCTCAGCAGCCTAGCTACCTACCCAAGCAGCCCCAGGTTCCTGGCTACCTACCCAAGCGGCCCCAGGTGCCCCAACAACCTCAGCAGCCTAGCTACCTGCCAAAGCAGCCTCAGATGCAGCGCTATCTGCCCAGGCGAATGCCAGTTCTGCAACAGCCTTTCTATAAATTGAGGAAGCCCAGCCACTTGCCAAAGCTGCTGCCAAGACGGCAGCGTCCCCAGCAGCCGCAGGTGCCTGGCTACCCTGCCCAGCGTCCCCAGCGTCCCCAGCCGCCCCAGCAGCCTGGCTACCCTGCCCAGCGTCCCCAGCCGCCCCAGCAGCCTGGCTACCCTGCCCAGCGTCcccagcagccccagcagcCTGGCTACTCACCCCAGCATTCTTGGGTTTCTCAGCAGCCACTCTACAATGATTATCCAACTTTTGCCAAAGGAGGAGTCACTGCCCAAATGCATTCAAATAG gaacTACAACACTGCAGATGCATCAAAGACTGCTTTCAACTGA
- the LOC121888082 gene encoding proline-rich extensin-like protein EPR1 isoform X17, translated as MGFFIRWLLVSLLVVGGHQANAYSGKHGDKEVPVLGYKPISSSFDTRGESSWSTGPLGSRDSNSNANQQQMAQSGYQPQQPQVPQQLSNPPKVPQQQQQQVQQQPSYVPQQPQLPQLPQLPQQPQVPQQPSYPPKQPQVPQQPQQPSYPPQQPQQPQLPQVPQQLNPPKAPQQQVPQQPSYPPQQPQQPQLPQVPQQPSYPPKQPQQPQLPQVPQQPSYPPKQPQQPQLPQVPQQPSYPPKQPQQPQLPQVPQQPSYPPKQPQQPQLPQVPQQPSYPPKQPQQPQLPQVPQQPSYPPKQPQQPQLPQVPQQPSYPPKQPQQPQLPQVPQQPSYPPKQPQLPQVPQQPSYLPKQPQLPQVPQQPSYLPKQPQLPQVPQVPGYLPKQPQVPQQPSYLPKQPQQPQVPQQPSYLPKQPQVPSYLPKRPQVPQQPQQPSYLPKRPQQPQVPQQPSYLPKRPQVPGYLPKRPQVPQQPQQPSYLPKRPQQPQVPQQPGYLPKQPQVPGYLPKRPQVPQQPQQPSYLPKQPQQPQVPQQPSYLPKQPQVPGYLPKRPQVPQQPQQPSYLPKRPQQPQVPQQPSYLPKQPQVPGYLPKRPQVPQQPQQPSYLPKRPQQPQVPQQPSYLPKQPQVPGYLPKRPQVPQQPQQPSYLPKRPQQPQVPQQPSYLPKQPQVPGYLPKRPQVPQQPQQPSYLPKQPQMQRYLPRRMPVLQQPFYKLRKPSHLPKLLPRRQRPQQPQVPGYPAQRPQRPQPPQQPGYPAQRPQPPQQPGYPAQRPQQPQQPGYSPQHSWVSQQPLYNDYPTFAKGGVTAQMHSNRNYNTADASKTAFN; from the exons ATGGGGTTTTTCATAAG ATGGTTGCTGGTGTCCTTGCTAGTTGTAGGAGGGCATCAAGCTAATG CCTACTCTGGGAAGCATGGTGACAAGGAAGTGCCAGTTCTAGGCTATAAACCAATTTCAAGTAGCTTTGACACTAGAGGGGAATCTTCATGGAGCACTGGGCCACTTGGTAGTCGGGATTCAAACTCAAATGCAAATCAG CAACAGATGGCTCAGTCTGGTTATCAGCCCCAGCAGCCACAGGTGCCCCAGCAGCTGAGCAACCCACCCAAGGtaccccagcagcagcagcagcaggtgcagcagcagcctAGCTATGTGCCCCAGCAACCTCAGCTGCCCCAGCTGCCCCAGCTGCCCCAGCAACCTCAGGTGCCCCAGCAGCCTAGCTACCCACCCAAGCAGCCCCAGGTGCCCCAACAACCTCAGCAGCCTAGCTACCCGCCCCAGCAGCCCCAGCAACCTCAGCTGCCACAGGTGCCCCAGCAGCTGAATCCACCCAAGGCACCCCAGCAGCAGGTGCCCCAGCAGCCTAGCTACCCGCCCCAGCAGCCCCAGCAACCTCAGCTGCCACAGGTGCCCCAACAGCCTAGCTACCCGCCCAAGCAGCCCCAGCAACCTCAGCTGCCACAG GTGCCCCAACAGCCTAGCTACCCGCCCAAGCAGCCCCAGCAACCTCAGCTGCCACAG GTGCCCCAACAGCCTAGCTACCCGCCCAAGCAGCCCCAGCAACCTCAGCTGCCACAGGTGCCCCAACAGCCTAGCTACCCGCCCAAGCAGCCCCAGCAACCTCAGCTGCCACAGGTGCCCCAACAGCCTAGCTACCCGCCCAAGCAGCCCCAGCAACCTCAGCTGCCACAGGTGCCCCAACAGCCTAGCTACCCGCCCAAGCAGCCCCAGCAACCTCAGCTGCCACAGGTGCCCCAACAGCCTAGCTACCCGCCCAAGCAGCCCCAGCAACCTCAGCTGCCACAGGTGCCCCAACAGCCTAGCTACCCGCCCAAGCAGCCCCAGCTGCCACAGGTGCCCCAGCAACCTAGCTATCTGCCCAAGCAGCCCCAGCTGCCACAGGTGCCCCAGCAACCTAGCTACCTGCCCAAGCAGCCCCAGCTGCCACAGGTGCCCCAGGTTCCTGGCTACCTACCCAAGCAACCTCAGGTGCCTCAGCAGCCTAGCTACCTGCCCAAGCAGCCCCAGCAACCTCAGGTGCCTCAGCAGCCTAGCTACCTGCCCAAGCAGCCCCAGGTTCCTAGCTACCTACCCAAGCGGCCCCAGGTGCCCCAACAACCTCAGCAGCCTAGCTACCTGCCCAAGCGGCCCCAGCAACCTCAGGTGCCTCAGCAGCCTAGCTACCTGCCCAAGCGGCCCCAG GTTCCTGGCTACCTACCCAAGCGGCCCCAGGTGCCCCAACAACCTCAGCAGCCTAGCTACCTGCCCAAGCGGCCACAGCAACCTCAGGTGCCTCAGCAGCCTGGCTACCTGCCCAAGCAGCCCCAGGTTCCTGGCTACCTACCCAAGCGGCCCCAGGTGCCCCAACAACCTCAGCAGCCTAGCTACCTGCCCAAGCAGCCACAGCAACCTCAGGTGCCTCAGCAGCCTAGCTACCTGCCCAAGCAGCCCCAGGTTCCTGGCTACCTACCCAAGCGGCCCCAGGTGCCCCAACAACCTCAGCAGCCTAGCTACCTGCCCAAGCGGCCACAGCAACCTCAGGTGCCTCAGCAGCCTAGCTACCTGCCCAAGCAGCCCCAGGTTCCTGGCTACCTACCCAAGCGGCCCCAGGTGCCCCAACAACCTCAGCAGCCTAGCTACCTGCCCAAGCGGCCACAGCAACCTCAGGTGCCTCAGCAGCCTAGCTACCTGCCCAAGCAGCCCCAGGTTCCTGGCTACCTACCCAAGCGGCCCCAGGTGCCCCAACAACCTCAGCAGCCTAGCTACCTGCCCAAGCGGCCACAGCAACCTCAGGTGCCTCAGCAGCCTAGCTACCTACCCAAGCAGCCCCAGGTTCCTGGCTACCTACCCAAGCGGCCCCAGGTGCCCCAACAACCTCAGCAGCCTAGCTACCTGCCAAAGCAGCCTCAGATGCAGCGCTATCTGCCCAGGCGAATGCCAGTTCTGCAACAGCCTTTCTATAAATTGAGGAAGCCCAGCCACTTGCCAAAGCTGCTGCCAAGACGGCAGCGTCCCCAGCAGCCGCAGGTGCCTGGCTACCCTGCCCAGCGTCCCCAGCGTCCCCAGCCGCCCCAGCAGCCTGGCTACCCTGCCCAGCGTCCCCAGCCGCCCCAGCAGCCTGGCTACCCTGCCCAGCGTCcccagcagccccagcagcCTGGCTACTCACCCCAGCATTCTTGGGTTTCTCAGCAGCCACTCTACAATGATTATCCAACTTTTGCCAAAGGAGGAGTCACTGCCCAAATGCATTCAAATAG gaacTACAACACTGCAGATGCATCAAAGACTGCTTTCAACTGA
- the LOC121888082 gene encoding glutenin, high molecular weight subunit DX5-like isoform X26, translating into MGFFIRWLLVSLLVVGGHQANAYSGKHGDKEVPVLGYKPISSSFDTRGESSWSTGPLGSRDSNSNANQQQMAQSGYQPQQPQVPQQLSNPPKVPQQQQQQVQQQPSYVPQQPQLPQLPQLPQQPQVPQQPSYPPKQPQVPQQPQQPSYPPQQPQQPQLPQVPQQPSYPPKQPQQPQLPQVPQVPQQPSYPPKQPQQPQLPQVPQQPSYPPKQPQQPQLPQVPQQPSYPPKQPQQPQLPQVPQQPSYPPKQPQQPQLPQVPQQPSYPPKQPQQPQLPQVPQQPSYPPKQPQLPQVPQQPSYLPKQPQLPQVPQQPSYLPKQPQLPQVPQVPGYLPKQPQVPQQPSYLPKQPQQPQVPQQPSYLPKQPQVPSYLPKRPQVPQQPQQPSYLPKRPQQPQVPQQPSYLPKRPQVPGYLPKRPQVPQQPQQPSYLPKRPQQPQVPQQPGYLPKQPQVPGYLPKRPQVPQQPQQPSYLPKQPQQPQVPQQPSYLPKQPQVPGYLPKRPQVPQQPQQPSYLPKRPQQPQVPQQPSYLPKQPQVPGYLPKRPQVPQQPQQPSYLPKRPQQPQVPQQPSYLPKQPQVPGYLPKRPQVPQQPQQPSYLPKRPQQPQVPQQPSYLPKQPQVPGYLPKRPQVPQQPQQPSYLPKQPQMQRYLPRRMPVLQQPFYKLRKPSHLPKLLPRRQRPQQPQVPGYPAQRPQRPQPPQQPGYPAQRPQPPQQPGYPAQRPQQPQQPGYSPQHSWVSQQPLYNDYPTFAKGGVTAQMHSNRNYNTADASKTAFN; encoded by the exons ATGGGGTTTTTCATAAG ATGGTTGCTGGTGTCCTTGCTAGTTGTAGGAGGGCATCAAGCTAATG CCTACTCTGGGAAGCATGGTGACAAGGAAGTGCCAGTTCTAGGCTATAAACCAATTTCAAGTAGCTTTGACACTAGAGGGGAATCTTCATGGAGCACTGGGCCACTTGGTAGTCGGGATTCAAACTCAAATGCAAATCAG CAACAGATGGCTCAGTCTGGTTATCAGCCCCAGCAGCCACAGGTGCCCCAGCAGCTGAGCAACCCACCCAAGGtaccccagcagcagcagcagcaggtgcagcagcagcctAGCTATGTGCCCCAGCAACCTCAGCTGCCCCAGCTGCCCCAGCTGCCCCAGCAACCTCAGGTGCCCCAGCAGCCTAGCTACCCACCCAAGCAGCCCCAGGTGCCCCAACAACCTCAGCAGCCTAGCTACCCGCCCCAGCAGCCCCAGCAACCTCAGCTGCCACAG GTGCCCCAACAGCCTAGCTACCCGCCCAAGCAGCCCCAGCAACCTCAGCTGCCACAGGTGCCCCAG GTGCCCCAACAGCCTAGCTACCCGCCCAAGCAGCCCCAGCAACCTCAGCTGCCACAGGTGCCCCAACAGCCTAGCTACCCGCCCAAGCAGCCCCAGCAACCTCAGCTGCCACAGGTGCCCCAACAGCCTAGCTACCCGCCCAAGCAGCCCCAGCAACCTCAGCTGCCACAGGTGCCCCAACAGCCTAGCTACCCGCCCAAGCAGCCCCAGCAACCTCAGCTGCCACAGGTGCCCCAACAGCCTAGCTACCCGCCCAAGCAGCCCCAGCAACCTCAGCTGCCACAGGTGCCCCAACAGCCTAGCTACCCGCCCAAGCAGCCCCAGCTGCCACAGGTGCCCCAGCAACCTAGCTATCTGCCCAAGCAGCCCCAGCTGCCACAGGTGCCCCAGCAACCTAGCTACCTGCCCAAGCAGCCCCAGCTGCCACAGGTGCCCCAGGTTCCTGGCTACCTACCCAAGCAACCTCAGGTGCCTCAGCAGCCTAGCTACCTGCCCAAGCAGCCCCAGCAACCTCAGGTGCCTCAGCAGCCTAGCTACCTGCCCAAGCAGCCCCAGGTTCCTAGCTACCTACCCAAGCGGCCCCAGGTGCCCCAACAACCTCAGCAGCCTAGCTACCTGCCCAAGCGGCCCCAGCAACCTCAGGTGCCTCAGCAGCCTAGCTACCTGCCCAAGCGGCCCCAG GTTCCTGGCTACCTACCCAAGCGGCCCCAGGTGCCCCAACAACCTCAGCAGCCTAGCTACCTGCCCAAGCGGCCACAGCAACCTCAGGTGCCTCAGCAGCCTGGCTACCTGCCCAAGCAGCCCCAGGTTCCTGGCTACCTACCCAAGCGGCCCCAGGTGCCCCAACAACCTCAGCAGCCTAGCTACCTGCCCAAGCAGCCACAGCAACCTCAGGTGCCTCAGCAGCCTAGCTACCTGCCCAAGCAGCCCCAGGTTCCTGGCTACCTACCCAAGCGGCCCCAGGTGCCCCAACAACCTCAGCAGCCTAGCTACCTGCCCAAGCGGCCACAGCAACCTCAGGTGCCTCAGCAGCCTAGCTACCTGCCCAAGCAGCCCCAGGTTCCTGGCTACCTACCCAAGCGGCCCCAGGTGCCCCAACAACCTCAGCAGCCTAGCTACCTGCCCAAGCGGCCACAGCAACCTCAGGTGCCTCAGCAGCCTAGCTACCTGCCCAAGCAGCCCCAGGTTCCTGGCTACCTACCCAAGCGGCCCCAGGTGCCCCAACAACCTCAGCAGCCTAGCTACCTGCCCAAGCGGCCACAGCAACCTCAGGTGCCTCAGCAGCCTAGCTACCTACCCAAGCAGCCCCAGGTTCCTGGCTACCTACCCAAGCGGCCCCAGGTGCCCCAACAACCTCAGCAGCCTAGCTACCTGCCAAAGCAGCCTCAGATGCAGCGCTATCTGCCCAGGCGAATGCCAGTTCTGCAACAGCCTTTCTATAAATTGAGGAAGCCCAGCCACTTGCCAAAGCTGCTGCCAAGACGGCAGCGTCCCCAGCAGCCGCAGGTGCCTGGCTACCCTGCCCAGCGTCCCCAGCGTCCCCAGCCGCCCCAGCAGCCTGGCTACCCTGCCCAGCGTCCCCAGCCGCCCCAGCAGCCTGGCTACCCTGCCCAGCGTCcccagcagccccagcagcCTGGCTACTCACCCCAGCATTCTTGGGTTTCTCAGCAGCCACTCTACAATGATTATCCAACTTTTGCCAAAGGAGGAGTCACTGCCCAAATGCATTCAAATAG gaacTACAACACTGCAGATGCATCAAAGACTGCTTTCAACTGA